The genomic DNA TAGTTATGAATATAAAATTTTTTTAAAATTTTTTTTATTATAAAATTTTTATTAAACTTTGTAAAATATTTTTATCAATTCAGTTAAGATATTCTCCCCCCTTAACTTAGCTGTTTTTTAGTCTTAACAATGGGGAGTGATTTATTTTACTAATATTTTATACTAATAAATCAATTTTTACAATATTAAAGAAACTATTTATGAAAAAACATAGTTTAATAATTCTGTCTGTTTTAATTATTCTGCCTTTATCATTAAAACCACAAAACACATTTTATGTACCATCGCAATACTCCAGCATTCAAGCCGCTGTAAATGTAGCAAATGATGGAGATATTATAGATATTATCGGGATAATAACAGAAAGTAATATTGTAGTAAAAAAATCACTAGTCATAAGAGGACATGGCCCAGACTCAACAATAATTCAGGCAGGTTCTACTTTATCCACTACTAATGGAGGTGTGTTTTTATTTTTATATTTAAATTATTATAATAAACCGGTAATATTCCTGAAAGATTTAACTGTCAGGCATGGTTCTCCCACATATACACCTCATTGTGGTGGCGGTGGAATATACAATACTGTTGTTTTACATGTAGATAATTGCGTTATAAAAAATAATCAATGCAGGGTAGGTACCTGGAATTATGGAGGTGGAATATGCAATGAACATATTCTTTATTTACGTAACTCTGTTGTTCGTAACAATTCATGCAATGGTGGTTCGTGGGCACATGGTGGAGGTATCTCAACTGATGGAAAATGCTATATTGAAAATAGTTCAATTTGTAATAATGTTTGTACAAATGCTAAATGGCATTATGGAGCAGGTATAAGGAATAATGGAGTTTGTAACATTACTAATTCTACATTCAAAGGAAATACTAATACAACCCCCTTCCCTTATGGTTGGAAAAATGGTTCAGCAATATCAAATCATGAATATATTGAAATTTTAAACTCAACCTTTAGTGAAAATACGGGAGGTTCAACAATTTATCAAAATGACTTCTCGCAAGGAATTTCATATATTAATAACTCTACTATTGTAAACAATAATGGAGGGATTGATGCCGATTATGGAAATTTAATTTTAAAAAATACAATAATTGCAAACCCCGGCTATTTTGATTGTAGCGGAAATATAATTTCTGACGGATATAATGTAGTGCTAAATCCATTTCTGCTTTCATTTAATCAACAGGGAGATACAACAGGAGTAAATCCGAATGTAAAACCTATTGGAGATTATGGAGGACCAACGGAAACATTTGCAATTGATTCAACAAGTGTTGCTTTTAACAGGGGTGTTAGTGAAAATACTTTTGGCAGAAATACTATTACTGATCAAAGGGGTTATTTCAGAGGTGCTATTTGTGATATTGGTGCATTCGAGGCAAATCCATATAACCTGACCACAAATCAAAATATGGAATATGTTTGTATGGCAACTGATGATGTGGTTTTTATGGAAGTAATTGTTTCCGATACAAATAATGTTAATGATTTTCTTAATAAGATTTCATTTTCAAAAGAAGCATCTATTGATCCAGCCAATGTAAAAAACCTTAGATTTTACTTTACAGGAAATGTTAATACTTTTAATTACAATCAATTAGTTGGAAATAGTTATTCTTCAATAATTGACAGTTTTACTTTTATAGATTCTGTATCACTTCAAAAAGGATTGAACTATTTTTGGTTGGTAGGCGATGTAAGTAATTCTGCACAAGGTTATGATAGTATAGATTTTAAATGCAATTTAATTGAAATTAACAATCAGAATGTAGCTATTGGAATAACATCACCTGCATTAACCACAATAGTTCAATCAGAACCTTTTATAATCCAAGGGATTTCAGATACTTTTGCTTGTCAACAACCAGGCTCAATTGTTTTTTCACCTGTTGTTGGAGGCACAGATCCTCTCCATTATAAATGGATTATTAATAATAATAATACTGTAGAAGATACTATTCTTACATGGAATACATATCATGCTCACAATCCTGTATTGATTAGATTTGAAGTTTCAAATAGCTGTAGTGTTAAAGCAATAAATAGTTTTTTTCTTGAAGTAAAAGAAAGACCTCAGACTCCTGTAATTATATTAAGCCCCAACGATTCAGTATGTGATGGTGATAGTATTACTTTAAGTGCACCATCGTCAGTAGGGTACTTATGGTCGAATAATAATACAAATAGTTGGATCTCATTAAAATCTGATAGCAGTTTATATTTGCAGGTAATAGACAAATATGGATGCTTTAGTGATACAAGCTACCACGTTCATTTAAAATTTATTGATAAGCCTGAAAAGCCTACAATAACAAATCTATCTTACTCTGCAATTTGTCAGGGGCAATCTACAGCATTTAAAGTTGATCAAGATAGTATGCAATATATATGGTCAAATGGAAGCAAAAAACGAATAATCAATGTTGATGATACTGCAAAGTATTGGGTTAAAACCATTAATGACTTTGGCTGTTTAAGTCCTGCATCAGAACCACTAAGTATTGTTATTTATCCATTACCACCAAAACCACAAATTAACATTCTTGGAAATGATACTTTATGTGAGGGAGATACAAGCTATCTTCAAGTACCATCAGGATATAATTTATATAAATGGAATCCGCTTACAAATATTGATTCATCAATAGTTCAGGTTTCCTTGAGTGGAAATTATTTTGTAAAAGTAATGGATACAAACAACTGTTATAGTCCTTATTCGGACACTATTAAAATTACTAAGTTCCTAAAACTTCCAAAACCTCAAATTATTTCAGATAATGATTTTAATTATTGTGAAAATGACAGCATATTTATCAGTTCATTGAATCAATATTATTTATACCAATGGTCAAATAGCAAAACTTCACAATCTTTTTACACTCATAAATCCGATAGCTTATATTTAATTGGATATAATGATTTCGGATGTAAGAGTGATACTTCAGAGATTGTATTTATCATTCAATATGATAAACCGGTTAAACCTGAAATTAATTTAACAGGATCACCTCAAATTTGTGATGGAGACTCTGTGTTACTATGTACTTCAACAGGGTATCGATATTATTGGTCAAATGGATTAAATAATCACTCAATAGTAGTTGATTCCAGTGGTGCTTTTTATGTTTATGTTCAGGATACAAATGATTGTTTTAGTGATGTTTCAGACACAGTTTATACACACTGGCACCCAACGCCAAATCAGCCTGTACTTAATATTACTGGCGATTCAACAACATGCGAAGGAGAGGTAGTTAACTTATTCCCTCTGATGAATAATGAATCATATATTTGGTCAAATGGTGATTCGTCAAAAGTATTGGCAATAACTGAAGATGGTTCTTATAATTTAATTGTTGGTAATGAATATAATTGCTTTTCAGAAGTTTCTGAGGGAACAAATATTTATTTTACCCCAACACCATTAAAGCCATCAATACTTATTTTAAGTAATGATTATTTACATTGCACTGTGGTTGGTGAACACTATTATTGGTATAGAAATGACAGTTTATTAAATATTGATACATTTACTATAAAAGCAAATATTAAAGGAAATTATAGTGTGCAAATTCAGGATGGAATTTGTTTGTCAGAGTTTTCTGACACCTTATTTTATATACCTTCCGGCATTGATGAGGTAATTAATAATGAAGTCGGAATAGAAGTTTATCCAAATCCAAGCTTAGGAGTGTTTAATTTAAAACTTACCGGAATAAATCCTGATAAGGTTCAGTCTATTAAAATTATTGATACAAGAAACCGTTTGGTTTACATGATTGAAGAAAATCAATTGACTGATATAAATATAAAATTAGATTTAAGTGCCAATAGCAATGGAATTTACCTGCTTAAAATAATAACTGAATCAGCTATGTATTTTGAAAAGATTATAAAATACTAAGTGATAGATTATCCCTGAATTTCAGAAATTTCCTTTAGTGTTTCAATGGTAGCATCAACATAAATTTCTAAAAAGTAATGAGTGCAGGTTTTGAAAATCAGAAATATTTTATATTTTCCTAAACCACATAATCCTTTTTAATAACAAGCATAAAAAAGTTTTCTTCAATTTGGAGGTAACCTTGTTCGTAGCAGAAATAATATGTTTTGCCTGTTTTTGTAGTATAAATATTTGTGAAATAATTGAAATTAAAATCATGCTTCACAAGTTCATCTCTATTAATTTTTGCTTTTCCATTAGGGTTAAAAGTTTTTAATATCCTTCTGTTTTTACGTAAAGTATTATTGATATTGCGAACATAATTATTTACATCACTATTCTGACGATTGTTGTATGCATTTCTGCATTGGTCGGAACAAAATTTTTTATCAATTCTACCTTTGATTTCTTCTCCACATTCTAAACATTTTTTCTTCATAATGAAAACTCTTTAAATAATATACACCTAAGATTTTTGGCAAAGATAGTAAGTTTTATTCGATTACAAATGATTACAAATGACTATAAACGAAAGTAAATAATTAAAAACCGATTAAGTGTCAACAGCTAACGGACATTTGTGCTATCATTTTAATTACATTTATTTTCATTAAACTAAACAATTTGAATTATGAACAATTTAAGAAACAAAGTACAACTAATTGGAAACTTAGGTGCAGATCCTGAAATCAAAGAATTGAAAGAAGGCAAAAAAATAGCACGTTTTTCACTCGCAACAACAGATCATTACAAAGATAAAGATGGTAACAAAAAATCAAATACAGAATGGCATACAGTTGTTGCATGGAACAAAACTGCCGAAATTGTAGAAAAATATCTTTCTAAAGGTAAAGAAGTTCTTATTGACGGGAAATTAACTTATCGTAGCTGGGAAGATAAAGATGGTAACAAAAAATATATTACCGAAATTGTTGTTAACGAACTAATGATGCTTGGCAAAAAAAGTTAATCAATAGCGAAACAAAGAATCGTTTAATATTTTCATATTAACGTAACAATTGCAATTATAAAATAGTCTCAGTGTTATTTTATAATTGCAATTTTGGATTGGAAACAAAAAATTCTTTTGATATTTCATAAAGATATAATAAATTTGACATATCGTTTTTTATAATTGGAAAATACATAAACAATGATTTAATTCTAATAATATGATAAGAATACTGATTTGGGTAATAATGATTTTTGGTGGTGGAATTTTAGCTTATCATCTTGATCATTTGATATTTGAAAATATCCATCAAAATATTTTTTTTCATGTCATTAGTTTTTTAATTGGTGCTTTTCTATTTTTTATTATGATGAAAATCAGTAAAAACACAGGCAGAACACTTGCAAAATACGGACGAAA from Bacteroidota bacterium includes the following:
- a CDS encoding T9SS type A sorting domain-containing protein, with product MKKHSLIILSVLIILPLSLKPQNTFYVPSQYSSIQAAVNVANDGDIIDIIGIITESNIVVKKSLVIRGHGPDSTIIQAGSTLSTTNGGVFLFLYLNYYNKPVIFLKDLTVRHGSPTYTPHCGGGGIYNTVVLHVDNCVIKNNQCRVGTWNYGGGICNEHILYLRNSVVRNNSCNGGSWAHGGGISTDGKCYIENSSICNNVCTNAKWHYGAGIRNNGVCNITNSTFKGNTNTTPFPYGWKNGSAISNHEYIEILNSTFSENTGGSTIYQNDFSQGISYINNSTIVNNNGGIDADYGNLILKNTIIANPGYFDCSGNIISDGYNVVLNPFLLSFNQQGDTTGVNPNVKPIGDYGGPTETFAIDSTSVAFNRGVSENTFGRNTITDQRGYFRGAICDIGAFEANPYNLTTNQNMEYVCMATDDVVFMEVIVSDTNNVNDFLNKISFSKEASIDPANVKNLRFYFTGNVNTFNYNQLVGNSYSSIIDSFTFIDSVSLQKGLNYFWLVGDVSNSAQGYDSIDFKCNLIEINNQNVAIGITSPALTTIVQSEPFIIQGISDTFACQQPGSIVFSPVVGGTDPLHYKWIINNNNTVEDTILTWNTYHAHNPVLIRFEVSNSCSVKAINSFFLEVKERPQTPVIILSPNDSVCDGDSITLSAPSSVGYLWSNNNTNSWISLKSDSSLYLQVIDKYGCFSDTSYHVHLKFIDKPEKPTITNLSYSAICQGQSTAFKVDQDSMQYIWSNGSKKRIINVDDTAKYWVKTINDFGCLSPASEPLSIVIYPLPPKPQINILGNDTLCEGDTSYLQVPSGYNLYKWNPLTNIDSSIVQVSLSGNYFVKVMDTNNCYSPYSDTIKITKFLKLPKPQIISDNDFNYCENDSIFISSLNQYYLYQWSNSKTSQSFYTHKSDSLYLIGYNDFGCKSDTSEIVFIIQYDKPVKPEINLTGSPQICDGDSVLLCTSTGYRYYWSNGLNNHSIVVDSSGAFYVYVQDTNDCFSDVSDTVYTHWHPTPNQPVLNITGDSTTCEGEVVNLFPLMNNESYIWSNGDSSKVLAITEDGSYNLIVGNEYNCFSEVSEGTNIYFTPTPLKPSILILSNDYLHCTVVGEHYYWYRNDSLLNIDTFTIKANIKGNYSVQIQDGICLSEFSDTLFYIPSGIDEVINNEVGIEVYPNPSLGVFNLKLTGINPDKVQSIKIIDTRNRLVYMIEENQLTDINIKLDLSANSNGIYLLKIITESAMYFEKIIKY
- the ssb gene encoding single-stranded DNA-binding protein, whose protein sequence is MNNLRNKVQLIGNLGADPEIKELKEGKKIARFSLATTDHYKDKDGNKKSNTEWHTVVAWNKTAEIVEKYLSKGKEVLIDGKLTYRSWEDKDGNKKYITEIVVNELMMLGKKS